A region from the Benincasa hispida cultivar B227 chromosome 8, ASM972705v1, whole genome shotgun sequence genome encodes:
- the LOC120082783 gene encoding uncharacterized protein LOC120082783, giving the protein MATSLGNSIGTFINVDFDENDNCWKPSLCIRITIDITNPLGHGLKFGYENSSSKDWIQIKYERVPDFCYDCDMIGHILKNCALASSKMIVLQRKTNIDLGSDFNLPRGISSRKNQERSATQSPKSVKTNPSDSPSFSMAEVI; this is encoded by the exons ATGGCAACCAGTCTTGGCAACTCAATTGGTACCTTTATCAATGTTGATTTTGATGAAAACGACAACTGTTGGAAGCCAAGTCTTTGCATCAGAATAACCATTGACATCACAAACCCCCTCGGACATGGGCTCAAATTCGGTTATGAAAACTCATCTTCTAAAGACTGGATCCAAATTAAATATGAGCGGGTTCCAGACTTTTGCTATGACTGTGATATGATTGGTCACATCCTAAAAAATTGTGCCTTAGCCTCTTCCAAGATGATtgttctccaaaggaaaaccaATATAGACCTTGGCTCCGATTTCAATCTCCCTCGAGGAATTTCTTCCAGAAAAAATCAAGAACGTTCTGCTACACAGTCCCCCAAATCTGTCAAAACCAACCCTTCAG ATTCTCCTTCCTTTTCCATGGCAGAGGTTATTTAG
- the LOC120084203 gene encoding LOW QUALITY PROTEIN: mitogen-activated protein kinase kinase 9 (The sequence of the model RefSeq protein was modified relative to this genomic sequence to represent the inferred CDS: inserted 3 bases in 2 codons), which produces MALVRDRRHLNLRLPXLSDCRSRFPLPSLPPXCPSRPSAPSAISSSDLDKLQVLGHGNGGTVYKVRHKRTSTTYALKVVHGDCDPTVRRQVFREMEILRRTDSPYVVQCHGIFEKPSGDVTILMEYMDLGSLDSLLKKNSTLSESTLAHVSRQVLNGLHYLHSHKIIHRDIKPSNLLVNKNMEVKIADFGVSKIMCRTLDACNSYVGTCAYMSPERFDPETYGGNYNGYAGDIWSLGLTLLELYLGHFPFLPPGQRPDWATLMCAICFGEPPTLPENASEEFRSFVECCLQKESSKRWTAAQLLTHPFVCRESSRSDNR; this is translated from the exons ATGGCTCTGGTCCGTGATCGCCGCCACTTGAACCTCCGCCTCC ACCTCTCCGACTGCCGTTCCCGCTTCCCTCTCCCCTCCCTCCCTCC CTGCCCCAGCCGCCCCTCCGCCCCCTCCGCCATCTCCTCCTCCGACCTCGACAAGCTCCAAGTCCTCGGCCACGGCAACGGCGGCACCGTCTACAAAGTCCGCCATAAACGCACCTCCACCACTTACGCTCTCAAAGTCGTCCACGGCGACTGCGACCCCACCGTCCGTCGCCAAGTTTTCAGAGAGATGGAGATTCTCCGCCGTACTGATTCTCCTTATGTCGTCCAGTGCCATGGAATCTTCGAGAAGCCTTCTGGAGATGTAACGATTTTGATGGAGTATATGGATCTAGGATCGCTTGATTCGCTCTTGAAAAAGAACTCCACCTTGTCAGAATCGACGCTCGCTCACGTATCGCGTCAAGTTCTTAACGGACTTCATTACCTTCATTCTCACAAAATCATTCATCGCGATATTAAACCGTCGAATCTGTTGGTGAATAAGAATATGGAGGTTAAAATTGCTGATTTTGGAGTTAGTAAAATCATGTGCAGGACTTTGGATGCTTGTAATTCTTATGTCGGGACTTGCGCCTATATGAGTCCAGAGCGGTTCGATCCAGAGACTTACGGCGGAAATTACAACGGTTACGCCGGAGATATTTGGAGTTTAGGACTTACTCTTCTGGAACTTTATTTAggtcattttccttttcttccgCCTGGACAGAGACCGGATTGGGCGACTCTGATGTGTGCGATTTGCTTCGGTGAACCACCGACGCTGCCGGAGAATGCGTCGGAGGAGTTTCGCAGCTTTGTTGAGTGTTGCTTGCAGAAGGAATCAAGCAAACGGTGGACGGCGGCGCAATTGTTGACGCATCCGTTTGTATGCAGGGAATCATCGAGGTCCGATAATCGATGA